Proteins co-encoded in one Planctomycetota bacterium genomic window:
- a CDS encoding cation:proton antiporter — protein sequence MVECTLVMTALLASLADEGTHSAVGAKAEEVVLRLLIQLIVILLVTRGVVLLARRLGQTDVSGEILAGILLGPSLLGALAGTIDPGFMNRLFHPSTSVIFTGLAQVGLVLLLFQIGLEFEFRTHLGEDRRPIFVISATGIAVPFLLGYLSAPWFHAHLPETVKPSLFAFRLFFAVAMSITAIPVLGRIFMELGLSHTRTAALTIGSAAVDDVTGWLILGAISLIVQDKPLLSWVLPRIAGLAVYLFVVFRLLRPVLRRAVAAHLERAGSLRVTAVAWILLLLFASATITSLLGVFAIIGGFVMGVALHDDRRFVEAWKQRVAPLVQAFFLPIFFTYTGLRTDIGTIPGGFGLLMLVLVCAIAFVAKLGGCYLAARWVGESRRSALTIGVCMNTRALMELIALNIGLDLGVLTRSMFTMLVLMAIASTFMATPLIRILMRGQERLTGEAAEVEAARAAARS from the coding sequence GTGGTAGAGTGCACGCTCGTGATGACCGCCCTCCTGGCGAGCCTGGCCGATGAGGGAACGCATTCGGCCGTCGGGGCCAAGGCCGAGGAGGTCGTCCTTCGCCTCCTCATCCAGCTCATCGTCATCCTCCTCGTCACGCGGGGGGTGGTGCTCCTGGCGCGCCGCCTGGGGCAGACCGACGTTTCCGGCGAGATCCTGGCCGGGATCCTCCTGGGGCCCAGCCTCCTCGGAGCCCTCGCCGGAACGATCGACCCCGGGTTCATGAACCGGCTCTTCCATCCGTCCACCTCCGTCATCTTCACCGGCCTGGCGCAGGTCGGCCTGGTTCTCCTTCTTTTCCAGATCGGGCTGGAATTCGAATTCCGCACCCACCTGGGGGAGGACCGGCGCCCCATCTTCGTCATCAGCGCCACCGGCATCGCGGTTCCCTTCCTCCTGGGCTACCTTTCCGCTCCCTGGTTCCACGCGCATCTGCCCGAAACGGTCAAACCCTCCCTTTTCGCCTTCCGGCTCTTCTTCGCCGTGGCCATGTCCATCACGGCCATCCCCGTCCTCGGGCGGATCTTCATGGAGCTGGGTCTCTCCCATACCCGCACGGCGGCCCTCACGATCGGCTCGGCGGCCGTCGACGATGTCACGGGATGGCTGATCCTCGGCGCCATCTCCCTCATCGTTCAGGACAAGCCGCTGCTCTCCTGGGTCCTTCCGCGGATCGCGGGCCTGGCGGTCTACCTCTTCGTCGTCTTCCGCCTGCTGCGGCCCGTTCTGCGGCGCGCCGTCGCGGCCCACCTCGAACGCGCCGGGAGCCTCCGCGTGACGGCCGTGGCCTGGATCCTGCTCCTGCTTTTCGCCTCCGCCACGATCACGAGCCTGCTCGGCGTCTTCGCCATCATCGGCGGATTCGTCATGGGCGTGGCCCTCCACGACGACCGCCGCTTCGTCGAGGCCTGGAAGCAGCGCGTGGCCCCCCTGGTGCAGGCCTTCTTCCTGCCGATCTTCTTCACCTACACGGGACTGCGCACCGACATCGGAACCATCCCCGGCGGCTTCGGACTCCTCATGCTGGTCCTCGTCTGCGCGATCGCCTTCGTCGCCAAGCTCGGCGGCTGCTACCTGGCGGCGCGCTGGGTGGGCGAATCCCGCCGCAGCGCCCTCACGATCGGCGTCTGCATGAACACGCGCGCCCTCATGGAGCTCATCGCGCTCAACATCGGCCTGGACCTCGGCGTCCTCACCCGCAGCATGTTCACCATGCTCGTCCTTATGGCCATCGCCAGCACCTTCATGGCCACGCCCCTCATCCGCATCCTCATGCGCGGCCAGGAGCGCCTGACCGGCGAGGCCGCCGAGGTCGAGGCCGCCCGCGCGGCCGCCCGATCCTGA
- a CDS encoding c-type cytochrome, protein MARILLGALLLGIAPAAQDAQWIWKSPQARAQERLFFRKTFEIGPVESARVHGTADNRFVLFVNGQEAARSDDWTAPVWVDLKPYLQPGRNVLAVEAQNEGGPAGLLLRFLIRTADGKSLSFGTDASWKVSDRPEKGWEESGFADAAWAAAAVLGPHGMPPWGDVLAGQPGTAEAAAAPRENLRARDGFRVERLYTVPKATQGSWVSLAVDPRGRLIASDQESKGLFRLTLKGDSVDVEKIDVPVSGAQGLVWAFDALYAGVNGKGSGLWRIRDTDGDDRLDRAEQLFAVRGSGEHGPHAVLLTEDGRGLYFVAGNHTLLPDGLTGSRIPTNWGEDLLLPRQWDAGGHAVGILAPGGWILRVSPDGKEREVFSIGYRNQYDAAISPEGEIFTFDSDMEWDLGLPWYRPTRVFHVVSGSEFGWRSGSGVWPDAYPDCLPGVVDIGPASPTGVLFGTGARFPARYQRALYILDWTYGTIWAVHLKPKGASYEGEVEEFVSGTPLPVTDAVIGKDGALYFTVGGRGTQSALYRVSYVGKEPVDPAPRAPDPGAPAREMRRRLEAFHGRRDPAALDAAWPFLGHADRFLRYAARIAVESQPVESWMNRALSERDPQALTTALVALTRQGPKEALGAVLEALDRLDLGGLPEPVLLDALRVYQLAFIRMGPPSEELRGRAIRRLDAHFPHRSAAANRELAQLLIYLEAPTAVEKCLALMKRSGPPPRPSWVTAFDRNRGYGGVVEKMLAKMPPAEGIHYAFALRNARTGWTPERRREYFSFLKEAAESYTGGNSYKGYLINTWKEALAHVPLEERAALPALSPPRLSELPKPKGPGRAWTVEELLPLVEKGLRKRNFRNGRRMYLAAQCVVCHRFDAEGGSGGPDLTGVAGRFGVRDLLESIIEPSKVISDQYQGMVLRTRDGRVFSGRIVGEKEGKLQIATDLLKPDAIVEIPKSAVEESRVSTVSLMPTGLLNPLNADEVLDLVAYLLSAGNPEHPAFR, encoded by the coding sequence ATGGCTCGCATCCTCCTCGGCGCGCTTCTCCTGGGGATCGCCCCGGCGGCTCAGGACGCCCAATGGATCTGGAAAAGTCCCCAGGCCCGCGCCCAAGAGCGCCTTTTCTTCCGCAAGACCTTCGAGATCGGCCCCGTGGAATCCGCCCGCGTCCACGGCACCGCGGACAACCGCTTCGTCCTCTTCGTCAACGGACAGGAGGCCGCCCGGAGCGACGACTGGACCGCCCCCGTGTGGGTGGACCTCAAGCCGTACCTGCAGCCGGGCCGGAACGTCCTGGCCGTCGAGGCGCAAAACGAGGGCGGCCCCGCGGGACTGCTCCTGCGCTTCCTCATCCGCACGGCGGACGGCAAGTCCCTCTCCTTCGGCACCGACGCCTCCTGGAAAGTCTCCGACCGCCCCGAGAAAGGCTGGGAAGAATCCGGCTTCGCCGACGCCGCCTGGGCCGCGGCCGCCGTCCTGGGCCCCCACGGAATGCCCCCGTGGGGAGACGTCCTGGCCGGCCAGCCCGGAACCGCCGAGGCCGCCGCCGCGCCGCGCGAAAATCTCCGCGCCCGCGACGGCTTCCGCGTGGAGCGCCTCTACACCGTCCCCAAGGCCACGCAGGGCTCGTGGGTTTCCCTCGCCGTCGATCCGCGCGGACGCCTCATCGCCTCGGACCAGGAAAGTAAAGGCCTTTTCCGCCTCACCCTGAAGGGCGATTCCGTGGACGTCGAGAAGATCGACGTCCCCGTCAGCGGCGCCCAGGGTCTCGTCTGGGCTTTCGACGCCCTCTACGCCGGCGTCAACGGGAAAGGTTCCGGGCTCTGGAGGATCCGCGACACCGACGGCGACGACCGCCTGGACCGGGCCGAACAGCTCTTCGCCGTCCGCGGAAGCGGCGAGCACGGCCCCCACGCGGTCCTCCTCACCGAGGACGGCCGCGGACTCTACTTCGTCGCCGGCAACCACACCCTCCTGCCCGACGGCCTCACCGGAAGCCGCATTCCCACCAACTGGGGCGAGGACCTTCTTCTGCCCCGCCAGTGGGACGCCGGCGGCCACGCGGTGGGGATCCTCGCTCCCGGCGGATGGATCCTGCGCGTGAGCCCCGATGGAAAAGAGCGCGAAGTCTTCAGCATCGGCTACCGCAACCAGTACGACGCCGCGATCAGCCCCGAGGGGGAGATCTTCACGTTCGATTCCGACATGGAGTGGGACCTCGGCCTGCCCTGGTACCGGCCCACCCGCGTCTTCCACGTCGTCAGCGGAAGCGAGTTCGGCTGGAGAAGCGGAAGCGGCGTGTGGCCCGACGCGTACCCGGACTGCCTGCCCGGCGTCGTGGATATCGGACCCGCCAGCCCCACGGGCGTCCTTTTCGGAACCGGCGCCCGGTTCCCCGCGCGCTATCAGCGGGCGCTGTACATCCTCGACTGGACGTACGGCACGATCTGGGCCGTCCACCTCAAGCCCAAAGGCGCTTCCTACGAGGGCGAGGTCGAGGAGTTCGTCAGCGGAACGCCCCTTCCCGTCACCGACGCGGTGATCGGGAAGGACGGCGCCCTGTACTTCACGGTGGGCGGACGCGGAACCCAGTCGGCGCTCTACCGCGTCTCCTACGTCGGGAAAGAGCCCGTCGATCCGGCCCCGCGGGCGCCGGATCCCGGAGCCCCCGCGCGCGAAATGCGCCGGCGGCTGGAAGCCTTCCACGGGCGGCGCGACCCGGCGGCCCTGGACGCCGCCTGGCCCTTCCTGGGACACGCCGACCGGTTTCTCCGCTACGCCGCGCGGATCGCCGTGGAAAGCCAGCCCGTCGAATCCTGGATGAACCGCGCCCTTTCGGAGCGCGATCCTCAGGCCCTGACGACGGCGCTGGTGGCCTTGACGCGCCAGGGTCCCAAGGAGGCGCTCGGCGCGGTTCTCGAGGCGCTCGACCGGCTGGATCTCGGGGGACTTCCGGAGCCGGTCCTTCTGGACGCCCTGCGCGTCTACCAGCTCGCCTTCATCCGCATGGGTCCGCCGTCGGAGGAGCTGCGGGGCCGCGCGATCCGGCGCCTGGACGCTCACTTCCCGCACCGTTCGGCGGCGGCCAACCGCGAGCTGGCCCAGCTTCTCATCTATCTCGAGGCGCCCACGGCCGTCGAGAAGTGCCTCGCCCTTATGAAGCGGTCGGGACCGCCGCCCCGGCCGTCCTGGGTCACGGCGTTCGACCGCAACCGCGGCTACGGCGGCGTGGTGGAGAAAATGCTCGCCAAGATGCCGCCCGCCGAGGGAATCCATTACGCCTTCGCGCTGCGCAACGCCAGGACCGGGTGGACGCCCGAACGGCGCCGGGAGTACTTCTCCTTCCTCAAGGAAGCCGCCGAGAGCTACACGGGCGGCAACAGCTACAAGGGATATCTCATCAACACGTGGAAGGAAGCGCTCGCTCACGTTCCCCTCGAGGAGCGCGCGGCGCTTCCGGCGCTTTCCCCGCCGCGCCTCTCGGAGCTCCCCAAGCCCAAAGGACCCGGCCGCGCCTGGACCGTCGAGGAGCTCCTTCCCCTCGTCGAAAAGGGGCTCCGCAAACGGAACTTCAGGAACGGCCGCCGCATGTACCTGGCCGCCCAGTGCGTCGTCTGCCACCGCTTCGACGCCGAGGGCGGAAGCGGCGGACCGGACCTCACGGGCGTCGCCGGCCGCTTCGGCGTGCGCGATCTCCTGGAGTCCATCATCGAGCCGAGCAAGGTCATTTCCGACCAGTACCAGGGCATGGTCCTGCGCACGCGCGACGGCCGCGTCTTCTCGGGCCGCATCGTGGGCGAGAAGGAGGGAAAGCTCCAGATCGCCACCGACCTTCTCAAGCCCGACGCGATCGTCGAGATCCCGAAAAGCGCCGTCGAGGAGAGCCGCGTTTCGACGGTTTCGCTCATGCCCACGGGGCTGCTCAATCCCCTGAACGCCGACGAAGTGCTGGATCTTGTGGCCTATCTGCTTTCGGCCGGCAATCCCGAGCACCCGGCGTTTCGCTGA
- a CDS encoding PAC2 family protein — MTDASAIARRPWLVAVWPGMGQVALTAGYYLMSRLRMHEADTIPVRDLFDVEHVDVKDGLVRMGRLPQSRLFLRKDPDGRRDGAVFIGEAQPPLGKHAFCTRLLDAAGRLGVDTVFTFAAMATSMHPSAPSRVLGVATHPEGLPELRRHGVEIMPDGRITGLNGVFLAAAAERGMTGIGLLGEIPAFAAQLPFPKASAAVLAVFSRMVGLPIDLRELEEYGRAMEEQLAQIVRQMQEALRPGAPPSEEEAEAVEARPEPAPAQPEPDEAARRRIEELFREAARDRSKTFELKRELDRLGLFKDYEDRFLDLFRRPE, encoded by the coding sequence GTGACCGACGCTTCCGCGATCGCCCGCCGCCCGTGGCTCGTGGCCGTCTGGCCGGGCATGGGCCAGGTGGCCCTGACCGCCGGATACTACCTCATGTCGCGGCTTCGAATGCACGAGGCGGACACGATCCCCGTCCGCGACCTCTTCGACGTCGAGCACGTCGACGTGAAGGACGGCCTGGTGCGGATGGGGCGGCTTCCGCAGAGCCGGCTCTTCCTCCGGAAGGATCCGGACGGCCGGCGCGACGGAGCGGTTTTCATCGGCGAGGCCCAGCCGCCCCTGGGCAAGCACGCCTTCTGCACCCGGCTCCTGGACGCGGCCGGAAGACTCGGGGTGGACACCGTCTTCACCTTCGCCGCGATGGCGACCTCCATGCATCCGTCGGCCCCGTCCCGCGTCCTCGGTGTGGCCACGCATCCCGAAGGCCTTCCGGAACTGCGCCGTCACGGCGTGGAGATCATGCCCGACGGCCGCATCACGGGGCTGAACGGGGTTTTCCTCGCCGCGGCGGCGGAACGCGGCATGACGGGAATCGGCCTTCTGGGGGAAATTCCCGCCTTCGCCGCGCAGCTTCCCTTTCCCAAGGCCTCCGCCGCGGTCCTGGCCGTCTTCTCGCGCATGGTCGGCCTCCCGATCGATCTTCGGGAACTCGAGGAGTACGGTCGCGCCATGGAGGAGCAGCTCGCCCAGATCGTGCGCCAGATGCAGGAAGCCCTCCGGCCGGGCGCGCCGCCTTCCGAAGAGGAGGCCGAAGCCGTCGAGGCGCGCCCCGAGCCCGCTCCGGCCCAGCCGGAACCCGACGAGGCCGCCCGCCGGCGGATCGAGGAGCTGTTCCGCGAGGCCGCCCGGGACCGCTCCAAGACCTTCGAGCTCAAGCGGGAGCTTGACCGCCTGGGCCTCTTCAAGGACTACGAGGACCGCTTCCTCGACCTCTTCCGCAGGCCCGAGTAG
- a CDS encoding 4Fe-4S dicluster domain-containing protein produces the protein MNAPAAPQPAPRWALAIDLARCTGCHACSVACKVENRVPVGHFRTMVYYRDRGTFPHVRRDFLPVVCQQCADAPCLKACPTRSISRGPDGIVRIDKETCEGNGACEEACPYGAIYVDALTRTADKCDFCSHRLEAGLEPACVETCPGGTLIFGNLNDPASPVSRFRAACGDALRPLKPEKNTQPQVLYRGLDPSLEKKIPEGRNHDGRSYEIEFWAREEPPPAPPARRRKKP, from the coding sequence ATGAACGCTCCCGCCGCGCCTCAACCCGCCCCCCGCTGGGCCCTGGCGATCGACCTGGCGCGCTGCACGGGATGCCACGCCTGCTCCGTCGCCTGCAAGGTCGAAAACCGCGTGCCCGTGGGTCACTTCCGGACGATGGTGTACTACCGCGACCGCGGAACCTTCCCGCACGTGCGGCGCGACTTCCTGCCCGTCGTCTGCCAGCAGTGCGCCGACGCCCCGTGCCTGAAGGCCTGCCCCACCCGCTCGATCTCCCGCGGGCCCGACGGCATCGTCCGCATCGACAAGGAGACCTGCGAGGGCAACGGCGCCTGCGAGGAGGCCTGCCCCTACGGCGCGATCTACGTGGACGCGCTCACCCGCACGGCCGACAAGTGCGACTTCTGCTCCCACCGCCTGGAGGCCGGACTGGAGCCCGCCTGCGTGGAAACCTGCCCCGGCGGAACCCTCATCTTCGGAAACCTGAACGACCCCGCCAGCCCCGTTTCGCGCTTCCGCGCCGCCTGCGGAGACGCGCTCCGGCCGCTCAAGCCCGAGAAAAACACCCAGCCGCAGGTTCTCTACCGCGGACTGGATCCGTCGCTCGAGAAGAAAATTCCGGAGGGCCGCAACCACGACGGCCGCTCCTACGAAATCGAATTCTGGGCCCGCGAGGAGCCTCCCCCCGCCCCCCCCGCGCGCCGGAGGAAGAAGC